The window GGCATAAAAACTTTTTGCATAGACCACTTCAACATCCGATGTCTTCGTCGCCTCATCCGCAGCCGTATAGCCGACATCGTCAATTGTCGTTGTGAAAAGTCCGAGGCTGCGTTGATATGGCTTCAGTTGAAACTGATTGACCAACCCTTCATCCACATTGGGAATGACTTGCATGGAGAGTAGATCTGCAAAGATTTTTTTCATGCTGTGCTGCCGCCTCCTATCCTTCTTTCTGGACGAGTGAAACGCCGCTCGCCTCGTATTTCAATATTTTCTGGATGAGCGTCCCGAGATAGGCTCCCGCTTCCACGGGTGGAATGCCTCCCTTATGGATGTTGGACACGACCATCCGATCCGCCTCGATCGTGCCGATACGGGGCTTGTAACAGATGTACGCACTTAATGATTCCGCCGATACCAGTCCCGGCCGCTCGCCGATCAAAATGATCACGACGTCCGGTTGCAGGATTTCCCCGATTTCATCCATCAAGGCAACCCGCCCTTTATCGACATAAAAGGTCGTACCCATCTCAATTCCCAGATTGTTCAGTGACTGTTCCAATGAAAGATAGACATCTTCCAAATTCTCCTCCAGCGCCTTCGCACTGAGGCCATTCGAAGCAACCACTTGGACGGTCGGGGCATGCTTGCATTTTTCTTTTACCAATCTCTTGGAATCATCCGAAAGCCGCCTACCTAAATCGGGGCGCCGGATATACTCCTCTTTGTCCTGCACTCTGGAATGGGTTTGGAAGAAATCGAGACGATTCAAAATTTCTTCGGGCACTTCCCCATACACAGCATCCACCGCAGCGGCATGGTCAAATCGGAATTGAAGCCATGTCGACGTTTTGGGTCTTGAGCCCGCGCGTCCTACCGCAATCCGGGCAGGCGTTTTTTTCCGCAGGTCTGCCAACTGATCATGGTCTTTCTCCTGCTCACTCGAAGAGTTCTTCGGAAGAGCCTGAGGGCGATGGTCCGCCTTGCTTTCACGCACCACCGTATTGTGAAACTTCACACCTCCGGCAGCCGCTTGGTGAGGCCGTTCTTCCGTTGCACGGTTTCCAACCGGGGTTTCATTGAAAATCTGGACAGGCATCCGGCTTTCCTTCGCCCCTGCTTGATTCGTCTGCAATTTTTCTACAACCATCTTCGTTATCTTCTCAATGAGTTGTTCGTTCACGGCAACCACCTCCTAACGTGTGAAGATCGTCGGGTCTCCCGCACGGGAACTCAGACGACCGTTTTCATAGATCCCCATTTTCTCAAGCCATGTTACATATTCAGGCGCAGGCGTCTTCCCAAACGTCTGCAATAGTGTAGCCACATCGTGATAGCTCATGGATTGATAGTTCAACATGACGTCATCGCCCATTGGCGTGGCGATGATAAAGTTCACACCTGCTGCGGAAAGCAATACACCTAAATCTTCGATGTCATTCTGATCCGCCTTGATATGATTTGTATAGCAGATGTCCACTCCCATTGGGATACCGTGCATTTTCCCCATGAAGTGATCTTCCAATCCGGCGCGGATGACTTGCTTATTGTTGTACAAGTATTCCGGACCGATGAAACCGACGACCGTGTTCACGATATATGGGTCGAAATGGCGGGCAAATCCATAATTCCGGGCTTCCAACGTCATCTGGTCGATACCGAAATGCGCTTCCGCCGATAATTCGGAGCCTTGCCCCGTCTCGAAATACATCACCTGTGGCCCCGTGCCAGTACCTTGCTTCATAGCCAGATCCCGGGCTTCCGCGATCAACTCCGCCGAGATGCCGAAGGAGCGATTCGCCTTCTCCGTCCCCGCGATACTTTGGAAGATCATATCAGCCGGAGCACCCTGTTCAACAGCTTTCATTTGAGTCGTCACATGGGCCAATACACAGTTTTGTGTAGGAATTTCCCATTCCTGAATAAAATCCTTCGTCGCGTGGAGCAGCCGTTTGACACTTTCGACAGAGTCATCGACCGGATTGATCCCGATCACGGCATCCCCGATCCCGTAAGACAACCCGTCTTTCAGGGAAGCGATCATCCCATCGACATTGTCCGTCGGGTGGTTCGGCTGGAGACGCGAGGAAAGGGTCCCTTTATGGCCGATTGTTATATTGCAAGTTGTCAGGATTTCAATTTTATTGGCCGCATGGACCAAATCTAGATTGGACATCAATTTTGCAACAGCGGCGATCATCTCGGATGTCAGACCTCGACTGATCCGCTTCAGTTCACGGTCGCCGACTTCATTGCTCAGAATGTATTCTCTCAACTCTGCGACAGACCAATTTTGAATCTCACCATAAATCTTTTCATTCAAATCTTCCTCTATGATCCGGGAGACCTCATCTGTCTCGGCAGGGACCAAAGGATTGTTGCGGATATCGCTCAAAAGGATTTCGCTTAAGACGGTCTTGGCAGCGATGCGCTCTTGGACCGTTTCGGCCGCAACACCCGCGAGTCGATCACCCGACTTTTCTTCGTTGGCTTTCGCCATCACTTCTTTCAAGTCGGCAAATTGATATTGGACTCCGCCTAACGCTGTTTGTAATTTCAATGGTCAACACCTTCTTTCATGACGAGTGAAATGTTAAAGTCTTCACGACTACCGGAACGACACCCGAATCGAGTGCTCTTCCGATATCTAAATAATCCCCATGTTCAACACGGATCTGATCGATACAAACGACGCTCTGCTTGACCTTCATAGCCAACAACGTCTGTCCTAACACCTTGGCGTGATCAGACTGCAAAACCAACACGATCGGCTGATCCGGCACAGGCCGTTGCTCCATCGCTTCAGTAACCACCTCTGCCAGTCGCTGAATATCCCGGAAGCCCATATACGGAAGTTCCGAAATATAGAGTGCGAAATTCTGGCCTTCCATTGTCGCGTCAAACATTTCAATGGCGGTTGTAATGGCCGATGGGAATTCATCCAACCCTCGCTGGAGATCGGAGTTGAATGAATAATGATAAACCGGTAAGTTTTTCAACGGCAGCTCATCCGGAGCAACTTGAATGGTAGCGCCGCTGATCTCCGTTGTTTGCGTACCCGCACCGAGGACGGTCGCCCGCACCGTTTCCACGGGTTCCATCCACTCGAACGCTTGAAGTTCGGCGTTCCGTTGCAGCGCATCTGCCAACAGGATTCCAATGTCATCGTACTTTGCGGTCGATTCACCCTCCGACTCATGCCGGTACATACATTCCGAAATGCCGCCCGAAAATACGATGACATCAATCGGACTTTTCCAATTCGGCGAATGCCCAAGCAATAGGGCCTGATCTTGCTCCCGCATCTCGTTTCGAAGCATCCTGGCAAGCGAATCCGCCATGAAGCGAGTGACGAAGGTTACTCCGTCCGATGTAGAAGAATCACCGATTCCCAGCGTAATTTCGTGTTCATCTAACAGGCGTTGGACGGGGGATGAAATCGATCGGATTTTCCCGTTCTCGAATTCGATCAACCTGCCGCCGATGTGCATCGTGCACGTCCCAAGCAACTCTTTATCCCGATAAACGGCCACATTGGCTGTGCCGCCGCCGATATCAATATTCGCGATCACTTTCCTGCTGCGACTGGACTGCTCAAAGGCACCCGAACCTTTGGCCGCAATAATGCCCTCCAGATCCGGTCCGGCCGTGGCGACCAGAAAATCGCCGACCTCTCCGGATAAGTAATGGAGCATCTCCCGGGCATTTCGCTTCGTCGCCGTCTCCCCTGTGATGATGACCGCCCCAGTTTCAATCTGAGCGGGCTCGATGCCGGCTTCTATGTACTGCGAGCGGATAATCTTCTCCACTCCCACCACATCAATCGTGACAGGATCGGCTAAGGGTGTTCGGAAAATCGGGCTTTTATATAGCACTTCTTTGTCCGTAATTTCAATCCGGGGCACATGTGTCGTCCCCGCTACGTTCATTAAAGAAAAACGGCTAATAATAAGTTTGGTCGTGCTCGTACCAATATCAATTCCTGCGCTGATCATCGTTTCCTTTTTTCGCATGCAGACACCTCCCTCCCCCACGGAAAGTTCGAATGTTGATTTGGAATGAAAACTAAAGAAAAAAAGGCGCCTTTACAAGCCCAAAGAATTCTCTTCGAGTTGTAAAGGCGCCATTGCCTCATGTATGCACATGTACTATTCGATACTTCTACTATAGCAAGAACTTTCCCACGTGTAAAGAAAGTCAGATGAACAGCAGACGATCGTCGTCCATCGCTTCTACGTATGCTTTCATGGAAGCCTGATCATTCAGTTTCACCAATTCCTGAATATGAGCAATTCCCACTCCTTGAACGGCAGACGTCAATACAATGGGGCCTCCCTGTACGACGACGGAACGAAGAAAATTCAATGACCGCTCGATGTCAGCCTCCGGATGATCGCATTTCGTGATTACCCCAATCGGCAATTTGGAAATCCCGGTACTGAAGCCCGGCGGGAAAATCAACTTCCCGCTCGTCGCATCCTGCAAATAACAAACATGCGTCACTTCCAACGAAGTCGCCATAATATTTTTATAAAATAAAGGATTCTCGGTATATTCGCCAGGCGTATCCACTATCCAGTCATAGTAAATCAATGTTTGTGTTTTAACCGCATCCACTTGTTTCCCTAACAGCGCATTGGTCAACGTGGACTTGCCCGCTCCGATCGCCCCGATCAACATAACCCGGTTTTTCATGTCACACACATCCTTATGACTTCGTAATGGGGGATGGCGTATATCCTAACATCTCCGACAAAAATCGGTTGATTTCATTCATGGCCATATCCACTTCCGAAACACTTCCGACAATGACGAGACTTCCCGTGAACCGATCCAAGAAACCGATTGATACATTCGCCGATTTTGTAGCTAAATCCCCCGCAATGATGACGGTCTCGCTCGGTGTACATGTCATAATTCCCAATGCTCCCGCCTGTTGAATGCCCAGTTTCTGAAACATATCGGGATCAGGGTTTGCAATTAAATGACTTAGCGTAATCTGTTTACCTGGTACAAATTCTTGGATAAATCGTTGTTTTTCCTCTTTCATGTTGCCTCCTCCTTCCTTCGCAGCACATGCTTACGAATTCGCCGGGACGGACTCTTTTACTTCCTCTTCCAGTTTCTCTGCCT is drawn from Sporosarcina sp. FSL W7-1349 and contains these coding sequences:
- the eutC gene encoding ethanolamine ammonia-lyase subunit EutC produces the protein MNEQLIEKITKMVVEKLQTNQAGAKESRMPVQIFNETPVGNRATEERPHQAAAGGVKFHNTVVRESKADHRPQALPKNSSSEQEKDHDQLADLRKKTPARIAVGRAGSRPKTSTWLQFRFDHAAAVDAVYGEVPEEILNRLDFFQTHSRVQDKEEYIRRPDLGRRLSDDSKRLVKEKCKHAPTVQVVASNGLSAKALEENLEDVYLSLEQSLNNLGIEMGTTFYVDKGRVALMDEIGEILQPDVVIILIGERPGLVSAESLSAYICYKPRIGTIEADRMVVSNIHKGGIPPVEAGAYLGTLIQKILKYEASGVSLVQKEG
- a CDS encoding ethanolamine ammonia-lyase subunit EutB; protein product: MKLQTALGGVQYQFADLKEVMAKANEEKSGDRLAGVAAETVQERIAAKTVLSEILLSDIRNNPLVPAETDEVSRIIEEDLNEKIYGEIQNWSVAELREYILSNEVGDRELKRISRGLTSEMIAAVAKLMSNLDLVHAANKIEILTTCNITIGHKGTLSSRLQPNHPTDNVDGMIASLKDGLSYGIGDAVIGINPVDDSVESVKRLLHATKDFIQEWEIPTQNCVLAHVTTQMKAVEQGAPADMIFQSIAGTEKANRSFGISAELIAEARDLAMKQGTGTGPQVMYFETGQGSELSAEAHFGIDQMTLEARNYGFARHFDPYIVNTVVGFIGPEYLYNNKQVIRAGLEDHFMGKMHGIPMGVDICYTNHIKADQNDIEDLGVLLSAAGVNFIIATPMGDDVMLNYQSMSYHDVATLLQTFGKTPAPEYVTWLEKMGIYENGRLSSRAGDPTIFTR
- a CDS encoding ethanolamine ammonia-lyase reactivating factor EutA, giving the protein MRKKETMISAGIDIGTSTTKLIISRFSLMNVAGTTHVPRIEITDKEVLYKSPIFRTPLADPVTIDVVGVEKIIRSQYIEAGIEPAQIETGAVIITGETATKRNAREMLHYLSGEVGDFLVATAGPDLEGIIAAKGSGAFEQSSRSRKVIANIDIGGGTANVAVYRDKELLGTCTMHIGGRLIEFENGKIRSISSPVQRLLDEHEITLGIGDSSTSDGVTFVTRFMADSLARMLRNEMREQDQALLLGHSPNWKSPIDVIVFSGGISECMYRHESEGESTAKYDDIGILLADALQRNAELQAFEWMEPVETVRATVLGAGTQTTEISGATIQVAPDELPLKNLPVYHYSFNSDLQRGLDEFPSAITTAIEMFDATMEGQNFALYISELPYMGFRDIQRLAEVVTEAMEQRPVPDQPIVLVLQSDHAKVLGQTLLAMKVKQSVVCIDQIRVEHGDYLDIGRALDSGVVPVVVKTLTFHSS
- a CDS encoding EutP/PduV family microcompartment system protein, with the protein product MKNRVMLIGAIGAGKSTLTNALLGKQVDAVKTQTLIYYDWIVDTPGEYTENPLFYKNIMATSLEVTHVCYLQDATSGKLIFPPGFSTGISKLPIGVITKCDHPEADIERSLNFLRSVVVQGGPIVLTSAVQGVGIAHIQELVKLNDQASMKAYVEAMDDDRLLFI
- a CDS encoding BMC domain-containing protein; protein product: MKEEKQRFIQEFVPGKQITLSHLIANPDPDMFQKLGIQQAGALGIMTCTPSETVIIAGDLATKSANVSIGFLDRFTGSLVIVGSVSEVDMAMNEINRFLSEMLGYTPSPITKS